AGGGAATACATGTAATCGATGGCGACGGGCGGCTAGTTTTTATAAATGACGTGGCTCGAGGCTTATTTCACACGGAGAACTCCGACATGGCCGGCAAACATATAACGGAGGTATTCGCGGGAAGCCCATCAAGGAGTGAGGCGCTTCTGGAGGCGATGAGGACCGGCCGGGTCGTGGTCGAGAGGGAGGAGACATTCACCAGGGATGATGGGGGCATCCTGACCGTCGCATCCATAAATGTCCCGGTCAAACTGGGGAGCCGGATTATCGGCGCGGTCAAAATATCTCGCGATGACGCGGTTGTAGCGGAGCTGACGCGGAGGATTGTCGATCTCCAGACAAGGCTTTATGAATATAGAGCGGCGGGGACATCGAGAGGTGCGGAAGCAGTGGAGGCATCAGCAGGGGCAAATGAAAATGAGACCAGGATGAAATGGGAGTCTCCCTCGGCGTCGTCTCCGGCCGGTGTTGAGGAGATTGTAGGGGTGAGCGAGCCGATAATCCGGCTGAAGCATATCCTGCAGGAGATCGCAGGGGTTGATGAACCCGTGCTGCTTTATGGAGAGCCAGGGGTCGGGCAGGAGCTTGTTGCAAAAGTTATACATGTGCAAAGCAATCAAACCAGGCGTCGCGGCCCGTTTATCTGCCAGAGTATAAGGGCTATTCCTGGTAGCATGGTCGAGGCGCTTCTTTTTGGCGCATCATCCTCACCGGGGACAGTAGAAACAGGTCGGGATGGAGCAGGGGGAGGAGAAGGAGGGCAAGGATGGCGGAGTATAATCGGCCTGGCGGATGGCGGCACGCTTTTTCTCAGGGATATAGACGCCATGCCCGGTGAGCTCCTGGCCAGGCTTATCACGGTTGCCCGGGAAGGGCGGGTTTTCAGGGCCGGAAGTGCAGGGCCGGAAAGAGTTGATATTAGATTCATATTTGGGATTTCTACAACGGGGGAATCTCTACCCCCGGCCCTGGCCGGCGTGGCTGGCACCATTTCCGTTTTCATCCCACCCCTAAGGGACAGGAAAGAGGATATTCCCAACCTGGTGGCGCATTTTATCTCAGAATTCAATAATAGGTTCGGGAAGCATTGCATGGGTATATCCGGTGCAGTAAGTGCTGTTCTTCAGGATTATGACTGGCCGGGAAACGTAAGGGAGCTCAAATGCGCAATCGAGCAAGCCATGATCCTGCTCGAGGATGATTGGATAAGACTTGAGCACCTCCCGCCCAATTTGCAGCATGTTGCCAGGGAGCTCGGACCCAGGTTGTCAGAGAGTGAGCGTCCCCTGGCCCTGGAGACCGGGCTATTAGCCCTGAGCAAATCCGGGCTGCCAGTCTCAAACAAACCTGAGGTCTCAACAAATAAACCTACAGGCTCAAATAGACTAGCCCGCCCCCTCAGGCACGCTCTTGAAAACCTCGAGATTGAGATGGTGAACGAGGCGATGAAAAGGGCTGGCGGTAATATTTCCAGGGCGGCCAGACTCCTTGGCATTCCCCGCCAGACCCTCCAGTACAGGTTGAAGAAATACAACACTATATCTTGAATCTCGAGACCAGGCTCTGCAGGGCTCGAGCCATCTTGGCGAGAGAATCCGCGGAGGCTGACATCTCCTGGATGGTTGTGTGGATACTTCTGTTTCTATCGTTTTGGTTGCATTTGTTTTGCCACCGGGCCTTCCAGCAGCACATCAGGCCTTATAGGCTTCTTCCCCTATCACACTTAGAAACCGGGGCACATACTATGTAGTGCGGTAATGCGAGGGGGCAGGGTATATGAAATCTGTCTCCTCGAACCAGCGACCAGATGCGGGTCAGTCCCCACCACGGGCGGGCCGTGAGCCGATCAGCTGCTGGCTCAACCGCCTGGGGGGCGACGGCTTGCAGGGAGGTGAAATCATATGCCAGATACGAGTGAGGTCAA
This portion of the Bacillota bacterium genome encodes:
- a CDS encoding sigma 54-interacting transcriptional regulator — translated: MFRFDVQLQEISQNLKTIIDNISEGIHVIDGDGRLVFINDVARGLFHTENSDMAGKHITEVFAGSPSRSEALLEAMRTGRVVVEREETFTRDDGGILTVASINVPVKLGSRIIGAVKISRDDAVVAELTRRIVDLQTRLYEYRAAGTSRGAEAVEASAGANENETRMKWESPSASSPAGVEEIVGVSEPIIRLKHILQEIAGVDEPVLLYGEPGVGQELVAKVIHVQSNQTRRRGPFICQSIRAIPGSMVEALLFGASSSPGTVETGRDGAGGGEGGQGWRSIIGLADGGTLFLRDIDAMPGELLARLITVAREGRVFRAGSAGPERVDIRFIFGISTTGESLPPALAGVAGTISVFIPPLRDRKEDIPNLVAHFISEFNNRFGKHCMGISGAVSAVLQDYDWPGNVRELKCAIEQAMILLEDDWIRLEHLPPNLQHVARELGPRLSESERPLALETGLLALSKSGLPVSNKPEVSTNKPTGSNRLARPLRHALENLEIEMVNEAMKRAGGNISRAARLLGIPRQTLQYRLKKYNTIS